ATTTTGGCGAGATTCTATTGAGTATTGTTATCTTATATCCAGAAATTTTTAAAGTTCCAATATGTGTTCCAACTGACATATAAACTTGTTAGAACTGCTAATCGTTTCAAATTTCGTGCATATTCAGAGTGTTTAACAGGCAGATCATTGCACATAATGTTGCAGCCGGCGTTTGCTAGGGAGGTTGTAGTATGGGGCAATCGTTGGACGTAAGGGTCGTCGCCATGTAGGTGCTGTGATACAGTAGAAGGGTAGTGGGGAAAGGATGGGAGAATTAGGGAGGTAAAAGAGAAGCAGGGGTAGGGAATACGGTATTTCATTACTTGCCCTCCTTACGAGGATACATCCTTATATAGACCCTTTAGGTCAGTTACTGTTCACTGAAAAGTAATTCCACACACCCTGGATACTTCTGGACTAAGATGGGTCCATGTAAGAGACAACTGGACTCTTAAGATGACACAACATTACTCCCCTTCTCAGAGaagcagcttgtcctcgagcttcATATTTGCtagagctgactattcctacatgTCAGCTGGTCCCCTGTTCTTTCTTGTATAAGCCGGACTAGATGGTAACTGGGACGAAGGTCGAGCTTGGTGTATTTTCTTCTTCATTTGTTTATAGGGTAGTTTCTTCATCTGTTCATAGATATTTTGTGCCTGATCCACTCTGTTTTTATTTTCAGTAGAATCTGATTTCCCCAAGGCAATATCAGATTTGAAGAttatgattaaacaagttaaagTACAAATTCTTGAAAGAAAAGATATTGTCATGCGAATTGAACTACTCCAGCATGCAGTGAATAATTCACTCTCTGTGAAAACATCTGAAAGTAAGAAATATGTTCTAGTTTATTCAAATTGAAAATAAACCAACCAATCATATGTAATTTTTCTCATATTTTATTTGCTAAACAGGGCTACTTCGATCTTTGAAGAATATGGTCGTCCTTGAAGGAACATTTCTATTTGATGGCAAGGATGTCAAGGTTGTTATAAATGAAATCGAATATGAAATGAAACCAGCTTCAACAAAGCCTGCGCTTCCAGTAAAGAAGAGGATGAGTGCTCGGCTGACTGAGTTGAGGGACAAGGAGCAGTCCAGTCCTGACCTGCCTCCCCCTCCCTATCCTTCACGAGTTCGCGATGGGAATAGGGAACGCAGGAAGGGGGTATGGGGCAAGGAATCCAAGAGGTGAGCATTTGAAATATAGATTGTCTTTTCAGCATAGCACCCTCTGAAAGAGAAACTTGGCATGCTCATATTTCTTGAGTAAAATATTCCTCTTGTTCCTTTTTGTGGCTGATGCATCTTGCATAAATGAATTAAAATACGTCTAGGTAcattcatttctccgacaagtatttccggacagagggagtatgtgttTCCAACAGCCTAAAGAGAGTCCATCCAAGACTAAAATGAAAAATGTCCCATACCGATGTATAATTTCTAGCTCTTCTCCTACAGTCAGATCTGGAACATTTAGATGAAGATGCTTAGGTACAAAGGGCTGCATGGGCTGTGGTAACTTGATCAGAATGATGAAAAACAATAGGTGTCTCAACACTGGAACTAGGATAGTTTCATCATGTCTAATTTTCCGTGGGCATTCAGTATGCCCTGATGGGATTGTTGAGTAGTTGTGCCTACATGGCCACATGGGCagaaatacagaggaaagcctggaAACTGTTGAGGTAGATGCAATAAAGACATGCTAAGTTATTCGAAGTACGGGGATGGGTTTCTTATGCTGTCTGTTTTGAGGTGTTGAAACTAAGCCTAGTGGTTGATGATATTTTTCCTAAGTGAAGTTGTCATTCACATTTGATGGGTCTCTCTCTCAAAGCAGGGCAATCCTTGTCTGAGCTGTACGGTTGAGGTTTCTATACACGTGGTGCTGCACTCCCACTCCACATCACTGCATGCTTGCAGTTGGCTTCCCGATAAGCATCTGACCTTTTAAGTTGCATATGTTGTCAGGTGAAAAGGCTTCATGGACGCCCCGCGCAAGGCCCTTGTCAACAAGTCAAGTTACTCGAGTACCGTCCCGACTCCTCCCTCCCAGGATCACTCGTCTGTCCACGAAGACTGAGCACTTGTAAAGTTGTGTGCTTCAACACGAACTGTCTTCTCATTTGAAGGCAAGACGCCCGTGACCGACAGCAAAATGATAATGTGGCGAGTAGTTTTTGTTGTGCGGACGTACTTTGGTTTGTTGCTTCTGAGGATAGATAGATGCATAGATCTCAGCAGACCATTCCATGCGTACTGTCGCTTTACCTGGGAAAACAGTGGCCTCGGCAGGAACCTTGTAGCCATGAATCGTGTCAAGTTCCCGACTGTTGGCTGTTAGTACAAATGTAGATGGATCTAGGATGCCTGTGTTTTGCTAATGAGTTGCTGGAACGTGCATATTAGAACTGTGTTGCGAGTATCCGTGGCCAGATGATTTGTTTGTCGTGGGAGTAGAGTATCGCCCGGCTGCATTTCGCCCTGTCACCGTGTTCAAAGAATGAGCATGCATGCTCTCATCCAAGGACGTCACGCATTGTTCACTCCAGATCTACAACCTTCAATATGTACCCATTGTTCACTCTTGCATAATactgtatataaacatattttagagtgtagattcactcactttgcttcgtatatagtccgcattggaatctttaaaaagaacttatatttaggaattgaGGGAGTAGATTTTTTTCCCCAAGTGATATGACGCTGTCGTGTCGAGCAGGAAGGACGAACGGGGCCCAATACCGCTATTATTTGTGTACTAATAAATGACCTTTTCTAACCAATCCCCTAAAAGGCCATAAGGGAGTAAATATTAGGTTACACTTCCTTACGACGTACCTAGCCGATCCTTTGTTTTTtttactataaacagtagggtaaaaccccacaGCAACTTCTATTAATATAAAGAAAGTAAAAGATAGAGGTTTCAAAGAAATAACCAATGGGCTTGAGCTAAGCCTGAGaaggaaacaaaaaaaaaatcctagGCTAAggaaagaggaaaaagaaaaaagaaaaagaaagaagaagaaaagagaaataaaaaagatCTTaactctagccgatcccctaaCCGCCATAGTGGAGTAAAAAAATTTACTCCAACTTTCAATATCCCCCAACTCTCAATAACCGACCCTATTGAATTCGGTGGGCCGAGAGGATTATGAGGAAGGTTACGTAATTACTCGTAACAGCTTTTGTAGGTGTAGTATTATTGTAGTTACCGCATCCACAATACACATATGTTCTACCAGAGGCGAACATTATGCGCTTCTCATTGAGAAACTTTTAAAATTAATTAGGTGCCATGTAGCAAAATCCACCCCTCTCCGGCCTGGGAGCTTGATTACGTCAATacaaagaaaatgctttcaaaaatatCACAAAGAAAGTTTATAGACAAGACTAACAATATTATATATTAAGAGTAAAAGGGAATGTTAAAGTTGGGAAAATATTATATATCAAGAGTAAAAAAAAAGGGCATGTTAAAGTTGGGAAAATATTATCAAGAGTCAGAAAAATCACGTACGAGTAAAAAACTTTCACGCAAAAATTTAAAATGAAAAAAGCCTCCACGGGTACTGCTTTTTTTGGGCTCTGGCCTCTCTTTTTTGTGGTCTCTTgggcctctttttttcctcactttcACCTCTTTCTTTTCCCTCTCATTGCCGGCCGGCTGTGTCCACTCCCCCGTGGAGGCAATGCTATGTAGGCAGGCCAGTAGATAAGCAGGGTGCACCATGCCACAGCGGGCGATGTGGGACAATTTACGAAACTACCAGGAGCGGCGCTCTCGCCCGCCCGCATGGCCGGTTCGCTGTTGTAGTTCGTTCATCTGAAACCGCTGAAAGGGCAAATCGTTCCTGTCCTTTGACAATTTCCAGAGAAGGCTGGAGAGTTGGAGACTGTAGGTAACAGAAGAATTAATAAATAGGATAATGCAAACAAATATTTAGATCATGTATGTAGATGATGAAAATAAGACCTTCAGTATCTCCTGAGCTTCTTCGCCTTTTTCCAGATTTCACTAGCATCCAAATGCAAACAAATAAGGGACAAGGGCATTCATACAAGTATTCGCCACAGCATCAGATAAGCAAGGACTAAATTTAGCGCATACATACTGCTGCAGATGAAGAAATAAATTCAGATATTAGTACATTGCTGTACTACCGTCGACAAGTTCATAAATGTCTTTTGACCAGTTCAAGATGTGCTCTTTGAGGAGGAATAACTCACATTCTGCTAGTCTCCATGACAAATAAACACAAACAATCTTTGGCTTTGGGTAACGGAGAACTTCTGCGTCGAAGTGTGGTGGCCACAGTAATTCTTCATTTGGGAAATATTCTTGCCACTTCAACATGTAAGAAGTGAAACATGATGAACTTGAAGAAACGATTAATCTGAAAAATTAGTTGCATATCTTATCAAAGGTTTTGAGTTTTGACCAGTTGAAGAGAAGTACTGTATAAATTCATAAAACTACACAGGTACCTCTTTTCTCTCTGACATAATTTAGTGTTCTCCTGGAACACAAAGATGCAACAATAACAAAAGAACAATCATTTGCAAAAATTTGTCCAGGCTTGCTATCCAACAAACAAGAAGGCGTTTCATTGAGAATGAGCAGGCCCATTAATAATGATTTCCTTTTGTATCTACAATCAAACAGATTTTCCATCTTTGATATTTTCAAATATATGTCATATGGCATGGACCCGCCCATAACAAGATGAAACTCATCACAGGACCAGAGATAGCTCCAACAGTAGGGTGACAGCACAGCAGGTGAAATGAAATACTACCTTGCAACACTGAACAACCTAAAATAGATTCATAGAAGTAGAGAAACATCAGTCACTACTCTTACCAGTTACCACCATATTGACATATTCGAAATCACACTTCAAGGGCAACATTG
This DNA window, taken from Triticum aestivum cultivar Chinese Spring chromosome 1D, IWGSC CS RefSeq v2.1, whole genome shotgun sequence, encodes the following:
- the LOC123182793 gene encoding uncharacterized protein isoform X4 translates to MLQALGLKLRDLWKFHNTAPENILEFAETFACIDAESANELTKEKSLSMELISKATEEINTLEASMVAKQKKMYLGKKQKLLKLLEETHMVPADMKFDPKKKVESDFPKAISDLKIMIKQVKVQILERKDIVMRIELLQHAVNNSLSVKTSERLLRSLKNMVVLEGTFLFDGKDVKVVINEIEYEMKPASTKPALPVKKRMSARLTELRDKEQSSPDLPPPPYPSRVRDGNRERRKGVWGKESKRYIHFSDKYFRTEGVCVSNSLKRVHPRLK
- the LOC123182793 gene encoding uncharacterized protein isoform X3, which codes for MDKLGIAAGHKEMDEKTSKALEQTIRVLEEAKEARFSKLQALGLKLRDLWKFHNTAPENILEFAETFACIDAESANELTKEKSLSMELISKATEEINTLEASMVAKQKKMYLGKKQKLLKLLEETHMVPADMKFDPKKKVESDFPKAISDLKIMIKQVKVQILERKDIVMRIELLQHAVNNSLSVKTSERLLRSLKNMVVLEGTFLFDGKDVKVVINEIEYEMKPASTKPALPVKKRMSARLTELRDKEQSSPDLPPPPYPSRVRDGNRERRKGVWGKESKR
- the LOC123182793 gene encoding uncharacterized protein isoform X1; this encodes MDKLGIAAGHKEMDEKTSKALEQTIRVLEEAKEARFSKLQALGLKLRDLWKFHNTAPENILEFAETFACIDAESANELTKEKSLSMELISKATEEINTLEASMVAKQKKMYLGKKQKLLKLLEETHMVPADMKFDPKKKVESDFPKAISDLKIMIKQVKVQILERKDIVMRIELLQHAVNNSLSVKTSERLLRSLKNMVVLEGTFLFDGKDVKVVINEIEYEMKPASTKPALPVKKRMSARLTELRDKEQSSPDLPPPPYPSRVRDGNRERRKGVWGKESKRYIHFSDKYFRTEGVCVSNSLKRVHPRLK
- the LOC123182793 gene encoding uncharacterized protein isoform X2 — translated: MDKLGIAAGHKEMDEKTSKALEQTIRVLEEAKEARFSKLQALGLKLRDLWKFHNTAPENILEFAETFACIDAESANELTKEKSLSMELISKATEEINTLEASMVAKQKKMYLGKKQKLLKLLEETHMVPADMKFDPKKKESDFPKAISDLKIMIKQVKVQILERKDIVMRIELLQHAVNNSLSVKTSERLLRSLKNMVVLEGTFLFDGKDVKVVINEIEYEMKPASTKPALPVKKRMSARLTELRDKEQSSPDLPPPPYPSRVRDGNRERRKGVWGKESKRYIHFSDKYFRTEGVCVSNSLKRVHPRLK